A section of the Carya illinoinensis cultivar Pawnee chromosome 12, C.illinoinensisPawnee_v1, whole genome shotgun sequence genome encodes:
- the LOC122289262 gene encoding uncharacterized mitochondrial protein AtMg00810-like translates to MQLPLGFASPNDPRVCKLKKSLYGLKQASRQWFSKLSTSLIQFGFSQGKSDSSLFIKQTANSFMVLLIYVDDVILASDSLEQIAIVKKYLHDSFTIKDLGELKYFLGIEVARSKKGISLCQRKYALDILQDSGLSASKPVAFPMESNLKLSAHDSSPLLTDPAAYRRLVGRLLYLTITRPDLAYSVQALSQFMASPTTCHLQIAHRVLRYIKATPGQGIFLAANSQLHLKGYSDSDWGGCLDTRRSITRFAIFIGDSLISWKSKKQPTVSRSSAESEYRALASTTCELQWLVYLLADLNVQHSEAALLYMDSKPAAAIASNPVQHERTKHIQLDYPLVREKLQEGLINIIHIPSKYQIVDILTKPLGGGPLKDLCPVMGRDSLQVADVFDERGPKLEVLRNLLPLDVIQMIFEANVKIKNRADAIIWKSS, encoded by the exons ATGCAGCTACCACTCGGATTTGCTTCTCCTAATGATCCTAGAGTATGCAAACTCAAAAAGAGTTTATATGGATTAAAACAGGCTTCGAGACAATGGTTCTCAAAACTGTCAACTTCTTTGATTCAGTTTGGATTTAGCCAAGGAAAATCAGATTCATCTTTATTCATTAAACAGACTGCCAACAGCTTCATGGTACTTcttatatatgttgatgatgtgaTTTTGGCCTCAGATAGTCTTGAACAGATTGCTATTGTCAAAAAGTACCTACATGATTCATTCACAATAAAGGACTTGGGTGAACTGAAGTATTTTTTGGGCATTGAAGTTGCTAGATCCAAAAAGGGCATTAGtttatgtcaaagaaaatatgctCTTGACATATTACAGGACAGTGGTTTATCTGCTTCTAAACCAGTTGCATTCCCCATGGAGTCAAACCTTAAACTGTCAGCTCATGATTCCTCACCATTACTAACAGACCCTGCTGCATATAGAAGACTTGTAGGTCGTCTGCTATATCTCACAATTACCAGACCAGATTTGGCTTATTCAGTTCAAGCCTTAAGTCAATTCATGGCTAGTCCAACTACTTGTCATCTTCAAATAGCTCATAGAGTTCTCAGATACATCAAAGCCACACCTGGACAAGGCATATTTCTTGCTGCCAATTCACAATTACATCTGAAAGGGTACTCGGACAGTGACTGGGGAGGTTGCCTTGATACAAGAAGAAGTATAACTAGGTTTGCAATCTTCATAGGTGACTCACTTATTTCCTGGAAGTCAAAGAAACAACCTACTGTCAGTAGATCCTCTGCTGAATCTGAATATAGGGCATTGGCTTCTACCACTTGTGAACTACAATGGTTAGTTTATCTTTTGGCTGATTTAAATGTTCAACATTCTGAAGCTGCATTACTCTACATGGATAGCAAACCAGCTGCTGCTATAGCCTCAAACCCTGTCCAACATGAGAGGACCAAGCACATACAATTGGACTACCCCCTAGTTCGAGAGAAGCTGCAAGAAGGCCTCATCAATATTATCCATATTCCATCCAAATATCAGATTGTAGACATCTTAACCAAGCCTCTTG GGGGAGGACCTTTGAAGGACTTGTGTCCGGTTATGGGAAGGGATAGCTTGCAGGTTGCCGACGTGTTTGATGAAAGGGGGCCTAAGTTGGAAGTCTTACGTAACCTGCTTCCGTTGGATGTTATTCAGATGATTTTCGAGGCCAATGTGAAGATTAAAAACAGGGCGGATGCAATTATATGGAAGAGCTCTTAG